In Quercus lobata isolate SW786 chromosome 12, ValleyOak3.0 Primary Assembly, whole genome shotgun sequence, a genomic segment contains:
- the LOC115972417 gene encoding protein SRC2 homolog: MEMKHLEITMNSARGLKKVNHLHAMDVYAVVTLSSNPQTEQRTPVDKGCGSKPMWNHTMKFTFDEAVAKMNYLFLNIKLRHHGHIRGDKEIGEVLVPVKELSDKAEEGNFVKYLTYQVKEPSGKPKGELNLSYKFEDDTPIVTAYPPPHVGTSSSSAYRPSRLNIPQTYNPPQSGTSQSPMGYPIHGGSPPPPPLPEGYPTPPPGLGYHHHGQPQQPAGKNSGNNNAGLELGMAVVGGMLGGILMGELVSESDDVASNDADNTG; the protein is encoded by the coding sequence ATGGAGATGAAACACTTGGAGATAACTATGAACTCTGCAAGGGGTCTCAAAAAAGTGAATCATCTTCATGCTATGGACGTGTATGCTGTGGTCACACTGTCCAGCAACCCCCAAACTGAGCAAAGAACTCCTGTGGACAAGGGTTGTGGCTCAAAGCCCATGTGGAACCACACCATGAAGTTCACTTTTGATGAAGCCGTGGCAAAGATGAATTACCTTTTTCTCAACATCAAGCTCAGGCACCATGGCCACATCCGTGGAGACAAGGAGATTGGAGAGGTCTTGGTCCCTGTGAAAGAGCTTTCAGACAAAGCTGAAGAAGGCAACTTTGTTAAGTATTTGACATACCAAGTTAAAGAACCCTCTGGCAAGCCAAAAGGGGAACTAAACTTGTCGTATAAGTTCGAGGATGATACACCAATAGTTACTGCCTATCCTCCTCCACATGTAGGAACGAGTAGTAGCTCAGCTTATAGACCATCAAGATTGAATATCCCACAAACTTATAACCCTCCTCAAAGTGGTACTTCACAATCTCCAATGGGATATCCTATTCATGGTGGGAGTCCACCACCGCCGCCGCTACCGGAGGGATATCCCACACCACCACCAGGGTTGGGATATCATCATCATGGGCAGCCACAGCAGCCAGCTGGGAAGAATAGTGGGAATAATAATGCTGGGTTAGAATTGGGCATGGCAGTGGTGGGAGGAATGCTTGGTGGAATTTTGATGGGAGAGTTGGTATCTGAATCTGATGATGTAGCTTCTAATGATGCAGATAATACCGGGTAG